The Brachypodium distachyon strain Bd21 chromosome 4, Brachypodium_distachyon_v3.0, whole genome shotgun sequence nucleotide sequence AGATATCGAACTACCATAGGTGTTTTGCATGGATAAgatttgtccatgttaaatttctcTAAGATTTTTTGGATATATGTAGCTTGGTGAACCAATATTCCCGAAGGAAGGTGCTCAAGTTGCAAACCTAagcagaacttggttttacccaaatctttcatttcaaattccgtCATTAGATAATTACGAGCCTTATCAATATCCTGTTTGTTGCCAATgatgtttaaatcatcaacatatacagagataatgcaaaatcctgttttggatttcttgatgAATACACATGGGCAGTCATCATTGTTAGAGTAACCTTTTTAATGAGAAACTCACTTAGTCGGTTGTACCACATTCTACCGGACTGTTTTAAACCATATAAGGatttattcaactttacaCAGTACATGTTGCGTCTTGCGTTAGTATTTGGAATTTGGATTCCATCGGGAACCTTCATGTAAATATCCGAATCTAATGACCCATAAAGATATGCAGTCACGACGTCCATCAACTGCATAGATAGACGATTTTGAACAGACAATGAGATTAAATATCGGAAAGTAATTCCACTCATAACCGGAGAATatgtttcattgaaatcaaTGCCGAGTCTCTGCGTGAACCCTTGTGCTACTAGTCTCGCTTTGTATCTCACCACCTCATTGTTTTCGCTCCTTTTCTGGacaaaaacccatttgaatcccaCTGGGAAAACATTTGGAGGTGTAGGTATTACTTCTGTAaatacttttcttttattgagCCAGGCTATTTATGCTTGAATTGCATCCTTCCATTTAGGCCAGTCAGAGCGTTTCTCACACTCAGCTATGGTTTTTGGATCATGATCATTTAGAAGGTTGTCTGCAATCTTAGTTAAGAAATATGTGTCGACAAATGTAGTCTTTCTATTATATGTTTCTTCAGTATCTAAATAATTTGTGGAAATTTCAGTTACCTTTGGTGACTGTTCGCGATTTCCCGTTTCGGTTAAGTCTAGGTTTTTCGATGTCCCACCATCAGTAATTGAGTGCACTGTTGAGCTGGATTGTGGATGTTGGTTATCCACAGGGTGTATATTACCCAATTGATCTCGGTCAATCAAATGTTGACtcacatttgttgttgttgttgaaggaGGTCCAGAAGGTttattcttctgttttctttgccgCGGCTCCTtcgtttgttccttttgttgttTGCTGGAAGCTAGATTCTTTTTAGTTGTCGTACTTCTCCGCCTCTTTCTTTGAAAGGAAGGTGCAGGAGGTTGAGTGGTTTTATAGGTACCTCCACTCTTTCTGATACGTTCTGTGCAGAATTATAAGATTTAGTTACACCTTTGTAATCAACAAATGCGTCTGGTAAATTGTTTGCAATATGTTGCAACTTTATAATTTTCTGAATTTGTTGTTCAGTTTCTTGAGTACGTGGATCAGAGGCGGAAATGCCTTGGACATCCCAATTGATTTCCTGGCATTCTTGTTTTTGGTACTTTAAATCTCCCCTAATGCCGGGAAATGGTCCTCATTAAAAATACAATCAGCGTACCGGATTGTAAATGCGTCAATTAATATCATGAAATACCTAAATGGTCCAGACAATGGTTGAATAGGGCCACAAATATCTCCTTGAATTCGTTCAAGGAACTGTAGCGGTTCCGCATGTATTTTAAGATAAGAAGGTCTTAAAATTAGCTTGCGTTGTGCACATGTTGTGCATACAAAATCCTGAGATTCTGGGAATTTCGCTTTATTAAGATTATGACCAACAgaattattaataatttttcGTATCATCCCGATATCGGGGTGACCAAGGCGATCATGCCATGTCTGGAATGTATTGACAttctaaaattattttatacgtAACATGGGCTACaggttttatgtatgtatagtacAATCCGGACGATAAAGAAGgaattttttcaagaatttgtttGCCATATCCGTTACATTTTGTAAATAGGAGAAATTCCTCATGGTTGTCATCGTGGGTTTCTATATGAATCCCATTTTGACGGATATCCCTATATTTATTAGAGTACGAGTTGAATCAGGATACAATAAAGCTTTCTCGATTATTACTTGTGTATCCATAGGAAGTGTGATGATGGCTCGTCCAGAACCAACAATTAATGTATCGCGTCCAgcgattgtcaaaatattcccTTGCATTTTAGTAAgggtttgaaaatattttgtttccctaAGTATAGTGTTTGTGGTGGCGCTATCCACAAAGCAAAGTTCTTCGTCCATTTTGGATTGACTCCCGTAGAaaactatatatggaaaaaaaagaattttaaTATCATTcttaatagatatatagaatacatagaatacatacaaatttatttatgtattaAATTGATTAATACAATTGTAATTTACAATacatatgtcaaatatgtaGGTATCGAAGTGCTGATACAATAATGTAATATTACAATATAGATGACAACGATCACTGTAATATTACAATACTTATGAACGTAAATATAGATAATATCTATTCGGAGATAGGTGAACTATTCTAGGTCTCCAAACACATCATTTGAAGTGAATTCAATGATCATGTTCTCCGTGCTCATTAGATCCTCGGACGATCGGATTGTCGGGTTGTTGCTTGGTTGCTTTTTGATATCATCCGAACAACCGGCTTCCTTGGAATTGTCGGATTGGAAATTGAAGTGTGATTCAAATCTTGATCCTTGTTGAGCAGGTCGCTTGCGTCCTATGGATTGTAAGTACAGATCTACCAAATGACGAGGGGTACGACATTTCTTTGTAATGTGCTTGTAGCACCCacattttgacaaactttagatTTGTCGTATTATGGTTTGAAAGTGCCTTTCCCCTTTTCCTGTACACGtggcttgtttttcttgttgccCTTTTGCTTGCCTTTGAAGTTGTTTGGTCGATTATCCGATCCATTGAACTTGTTGTTCTTTTGAAAATTAGCATGTACTTCAGGCAAAGGTGCAGCGCCTACAGGACGCTGATGATGGTTCCTCATTAGAAGTTCATCATGCTTTTCGGCCTGAAGTAACACATGGATAAGATCCTATCGGCCGGAAGCATAGTGGATAAGGTCTTTTCGATCTTTTCCGCTTCAGAAGGTTCCTTATCGCAAAATTGCaactttgaacaaattttatgaacgGCATGATTGAACTCTCCTATAgatttaaaatcttgtagGCGTAGTTAAGTCCATTCATGTGTGGCTTCAGGCGAAATTACGGCCTTCTGCTGTTCATATCTAGTTTTAAGGGCAAGTCATAGTGTGTATGGATCTTCTTTCATGAGATACTCTAATTTGAGATCAACATGGAAGTGGTTCCTTATAATGTATAAGGCATTATATTTGTGTAGATCTGTGATTGGCGGTTGTCCCTCTATAGGAGGTTGTATGGCCGCTGAAAGTCCGCGCGACGCAAGGCTCACTTTTACGTCCATTGCCCAAGTTGGATAGTTTTGACCGTCGAGGGCGAGTTCATCAAACTCTTTCCCGGTCATTTTGTCCTACATGGGATTGAAAAACCATTGATTTTGTCAATTACTAGTAGGTAAACCCAAAATATTGTGGTCATTGTtgtaaataaattgcaataaaATGCATGAAATTTAATCAATGTTAAATTTGTATAGTGTAGACCTCAAATAACACTTTGAAGATAATCCCCGATTTATTGGTGTAGATCTCTCAGCTCTACGCGAAATAATTCgttgctttcaataaggtgtatgttcccacggaacattcaacaCAATATATCGTTTTACTGTTATTGAAAAAAACCGTAGCACCTTGTGTTATTTAATATTGGAAGAGCACGTTGAAGGTAGTCATTATGCGTATTTACACAATATAGATCTCTCAGCACTACGCGAAATaattcgctgctttcaataaggtgtatgttcccacggaacattcaacgcaATATATcgttttaccgttattgaaagtctatagtaccttgtgatttgtatatattaaattgaggtAGTCACTTGGTGATAATTTTGTTTATCATGAATGgatatttttcttgaatcaagTCAATTTTTGGGCATTTTTGGTGCCTTTTTGGGACTTAATTGTTGAagcaaaactctcaaaaatgcaagaaataaaaatctcaATTGCAAAGtgtaaatatcacatgtaatagGGGATGTATATTATACAAACACATTGAACACGACAATATTTACATTGACATTTACATAGGAATATGTCTTTTAGTAGGAATATATCCTAAAAACCACTGgaatctaaataaatataagtgcAGGGACCTATAAATATGTAAAATACAATTATAAatagatacatggaccaaatcGCAAATAGCCGAAAGTtttgggcttttctgcaaaatggcCTTAGTCAGTGGGGAGGGCGCGCGCATGCAAGCGGCTCGGGGCGTGGGCGTGGGCCTCGGCGGCCTTTCGGCCGGCCCAGGTCGGGCTGAGGGGCGCGGGCAGAGGGGATAAAAGGGCGTGGGGCGGgcggttagggttagggtttccctGCCCAAaactgccgccgcctccactgCTCCCcacaccccgccgccgccgtgttcCGTCCGCCCGCCTCCCTTGCCGGCGTAGTTAGATGGAGTAGGGGAGCCCCCCCtcgttggaggaggagaaaccgaGGGCGGCCGGATtccaaccgccgccggccggcccatCGCGGtgagcggccatggcggccgcaaACTTGCGGAGGAAGCGCCTCGCCTCCGGGTGGACGTCGTCGACGACCTCGCCTTCATCTTCATAGGGTGGAGGAACGAGGTTGGAGGCCGGAGGTGGAGCGGAGTCGGCGGCCGGAGGCCCAGCGTCCGCGACCAGTGGAGCGGCTTCGGCGCCCGGCGCAGGAGGAGTCGGAGATGGGAGGAGCGGCGCCGTGCCGTCCCTCGCCGGGCACGGCCCGTACCCGTGTACGGGGCAGAAGAGCGGCAGTGGGGGCGGAGCAAGGGCGGCCGCGAAGTCGTCATCTTCACCTATcatgggcggcgccgggccCGTGAGTATCCATCCCATTGCCGGCGAGTATTCCGACGAGGCCGGCGCTGCGGGGTTCGATGCAGCCATGCTGGGGTCGGCACGAGACTCTATGGCGGCGaaccggcggccgcggcggacaTTGTGGCCACCCGAGcgggtccggcggcggcgtggtttccaccggcggcgtggggtccaccggcggcgagcccaacggcggcggtgacggtAAGATCCCCGACGACTTGCTCCTTGGCGAAGAACTCAAGAAGGGCGACAAGAACTATAGGCAGATCATAGATTGCCATTGTTTCTCACCTTTTTTTGATTGTAGAGCAAAGGTGACTGATAACGTGTTAAAATGAAATTCTTGTTCTATTccattgattgatgatgatatttatACATGTATTGGTGTCCCAAACTTTTGCCTTCGCATCTCAAATTTCTCAAAATTTGGAACACGAACAGTTACATAACTAACTACCTGATTAATCATTAactaactaataattaatctaattgatcataaataattattctcaacaGACGGCAACAGTGATAGAGGCCGAGAACACTTGCTTTATGATGAAGCCTTGCAAAATCGTAAACGagtttcctctcaaaaaagatTGCAAACCAGTTTTATTGCTTTGCATACACTGAACACTGAGCGTTCGCAAGTCAACAGGCTGATATCTAGAATTTGAGTTCCAAGTCCGTTTTGAGCTGAAGATTTCGCTAGTTAGGAATTGCCAAGGAATTCGATTCAGGCTGAGTTCAAGGTTGCTAAATCgggctgaacttattttataatttatgAAAAATGACCATGAAAACAGGCAAAAAAATAGTCATCCAAACAAGGAAATAGATAAAAACGGCTAATACATACGAGATTACGATAATTGGCCGCAACAATAAATGCAGCAATACCATTTAGCTAACCAGTGA carries:
- the LOC104585153 gene encoding actin cytoskeleton-regulatory complex protein PAN1-like, coding for MAASNPAAPASSEYSPAMGWILTGPAPPMIGEDDDFAAALAPPPLPLFCPVHGYGPCPARDGTAPLLPSPTPPAPGAEAAPLVADAGPPAADSAPPPASNLVPPPYEDEGEVVDDVHPEARRFLRKFAAAMAAHRDGPAGGGWNPAALGFSSSNEGGLPYSI